A DNA window from Rhizobium sp. NXC14 contains the following coding sequences:
- a CDS encoding sarcosine oxidase subunit alpha — translation MSGANRIAGKGRLTPAKTARFSFDGKSYTALEGDTVASALIANGIHLVGRSFKYHRARGILSAGAEEPNALIDVARDKARKQPNVRATVQEIFDGMIVQSQNRWPSLAYDVGAVNNLMSPFFAAGFYYKTFMWPRSAWKHVYEPFIRRAAGLGVAPTEEDPDHYASRYAHCDVLVVGAGVAGLSAALAAAETGAKVILCDEQAEAGGALRYDAGIRIDGQDGYAWAQKTVARLKAMDNVEVLTRTTAFGYYNHNFVGLAERVTDHMAKPSRDLPRERLWQVRAKRVILATGSIERHMVFPNNDRPGIMLASAGRMYLNHYGVAVGNNVGIYTAHDSAYEAAFDLKRAGVSVAAIVDCRQAPGAAVLAEARALGIDVLTGQSVINTAGRLRISSMTVARNGGGSPRKIPVDALLVSAGWTPSVHLFSQSRGKVAFEAESQRFLPGTYAQDCLSVGACNGTDDLQRTVEESLAAGELMAQAAGKSGGGKITISAEQPYDWTGGMIGAAEGAGPKTNAKAFIDFQHDVCAKDIRLAVREGMHSIEHIKRFTTNGMASDQGKLSNMHGLAIAAEMLGKEIPRVGLTTFRAPYTPVTYGTLIGHSRGKLFDPTRKTPLHDWEEAHGAVFEDVGNWKRAWFYPRSGENMHQAVARECRTARESAGIFDASTLGKIEVVGPDAAKFLNLIYTNAWDTLKPGKARYGIMTREDGFVYDDGVVGRLAEDRFHVTTTTGGAPRVLHHMEDYLQTEFPDLKVWLTSVTEQWAVIAVQGPKAREIVEPLVEGVDLSNEAFPHMSVAECTVCGVPARLFRVSFTGEIGFEINVPADYGQSVLEAVWANAEPLGACVYGTETMHVLRAEKGYIIVGQDTDGTVTPDDAGVAWAVSKKKKDFVGIRGLQRPDLVKEGRKQLVGLITKDPKLVLEEGAQVVASPNEPKPMTMLGHVTSAYWSENCGRSIAFALVAGGRARMGETLYVPMPDRTIAVEVTDLVFFDKEGGRIHG, via the coding sequence ATGAGCGGTGCTAATCGTATCGCCGGGAAGGGGCGTCTGACGCCTGCAAAGACCGCGCGCTTCAGCTTCGACGGCAAGAGCTATACGGCGCTGGAAGGCGATACCGTCGCTTCGGCGCTGATCGCCAACGGCATTCATCTCGTCGGCCGCTCGTTCAAATATCATCGGGCTCGCGGCATCCTCTCGGCAGGCGCCGAAGAGCCGAACGCGCTGATCGATGTCGCGCGTGACAAGGCGCGCAAGCAGCCGAACGTCCGCGCTACGGTGCAGGAAATCTTCGACGGCATGATCGTCCAGTCGCAGAACCGCTGGCCTTCGCTTGCCTATGACGTTGGTGCGGTCAACAACCTGATGTCGCCGTTCTTCGCCGCCGGCTTCTACTACAAGACCTTCATGTGGCCGCGCTCCGCCTGGAAACATGTATACGAACCGTTCATCCGCCGCGCTGCCGGTCTCGGCGTCGCGCCGACGGAAGAAGATCCGGACCATTATGCCAGCCGCTACGCCCATTGCGACGTGCTGGTGGTCGGTGCCGGGGTGGCCGGGCTTTCGGCGGCGCTGGCCGCGGCCGAGACCGGCGCCAAGGTGATCCTCTGCGACGAGCAGGCGGAAGCCGGCGGTGCGCTGCGCTACGATGCCGGCATCAGGATCGACGGACAGGATGGTTACGCCTGGGCGCAGAAGACCGTGGCGCGGCTGAAGGCGATGGACAATGTCGAAGTGCTCACCCGCACGACCGCCTTCGGCTACTACAACCATAATTTCGTCGGCCTTGCCGAGCGCGTCACCGATCACATGGCCAAGCCCTCCCGTGATCTGCCGCGCGAGCGGCTGTGGCAGGTCCGGGCCAAGCGGGTGATTCTCGCAACCGGCTCGATCGAGCGGCACATGGTATTTCCCAACAACGACCGGCCCGGCATCATGCTCGCCTCGGCGGGGCGGATGTACCTCAATCATTACGGTGTCGCCGTCGGAAACAATGTCGGTATCTACACGGCGCACGACTCTGCCTATGAGGCGGCTTTCGATCTCAAGCGGGCCGGTGTTTCGGTCGCCGCCATCGTCGATTGCAGGCAGGCGCCGGGTGCTGCAGTGCTGGCGGAGGCGCGTGCACTCGGCATAGATGTTCTTACCGGCCAGTCGGTCATCAATACGGCGGGGCGGCTGCGCATCTCATCGATGACAGTAGCGCGCAACGGCGGCGGTTCGCCGCGCAAGATCCCGGTCGATGCGCTTCTGGTTTCGGCCGGCTGGACGCCATCCGTGCATCTGTTCTCGCAGTCCCGCGGCAAGGTGGCCTTCGAAGCGGAAAGCCAGCGTTTCCTGCCCGGCACCTATGCGCAGGATTGCCTTTCGGTCGGCGCCTGTAACGGCACCGACGACCTGCAGCGAACGGTCGAGGAATCGCTTGCCGCAGGCGAACTGATGGCGCAGGCCGCGGGCAAGAGCGGCGGCGGGAAAATCACGATTTCGGCCGAGCAGCCCTATGACTGGACGGGCGGGATGATCGGCGCTGCCGAAGGCGCCGGACCGAAGACGAACGCCAAGGCCTTCATCGATTTCCAGCATGACGTCTGCGCCAAGGATATCCGCCTTGCCGTGCGCGAAGGCATGCATTCGATCGAGCATATCAAGCGGTTTACGACCAACGGCATGGCCTCGGATCAGGGCAAGCTTTCGAATATGCATGGCCTGGCGATTGCCGCCGAAATGCTCGGCAAGGAAATCCCGCGGGTCGGTCTCACGACTTTCCGCGCACCCTATACGCCGGTGACCTATGGTACGCTGATCGGCCATTCACGCGGAAAGCTGTTCGATCCGACGCGCAAGACGCCGCTGCACGACTGGGAAGAAGCGCATGGCGCCGTTTTCGAGGATGTCGGCAACTGGAAGCGCGCCTGGTTCTATCCGCGCTCGGGCGAGAACATGCACCAGGCGGTCGCGCGCGAGTGCCGGACGGCCCGCGAGTCGGCAGGCATCTTCGATGCCTCGACGCTCGGCAAGATCGAGGTGGTAGGCCCGGATGCGGCGAAATTCCTCAATCTGATCTACACCAACGCCTGGGATACGCTGAAGCCCGGCAAGGCGCGCTACGGCATCATGACACGTGAGGACGGCTTCGTTTATGACGACGGCGTCGTCGGGCGTCTGGCAGAGGATCGTTTTCACGTGACGACGACGACAGGCGGAGCGCCGCGTGTTCTCCATCACATGGAAGATTACCTGCAGACGGAATTCCCCGATCTGAAGGTGTGGCTGACCTCGGTGACCGAACAATGGGCTGTCATCGCCGTCCAGGGACCGAAGGCGCGCGAGATCGTCGAGCCTCTCGTCGAAGGGGTCGATCTTTCCAACGAGGCCTTCCCGCATATGAGCGTTGCCGAGTGCACGGTCTGCGGCGTACCGGCGCGGCTCTTCCGCGTTTCCTTCACGGGAGAAATCGGTTTCGAAATCAACGTGCCGGCCGACTACGGCCAGTCGGTGCTCGAAGCGGTCTGGGCCAATGCCGAACCGCTCGGCGCCTGCGTCTACGGCACTGAGACCATGCACGTGCTCCGCGCCGAGAAGGGCTATATCATCGTCGGTCAGGATACGGACGGGACCGTGACCCCGGACGACGCGGGCGTCGCCTGGGCCGTTTCGAAGAAGAAGAAGGACTTCGTCGGCATTCGCGGACTGCAGCGGCCGGACCTCGTCAAGGAGGGACGCAAGCAGCTCGTCGGCCTCATTACCAAGGATCCGAAGTTGGTGCTCGAAGAAGGCGCGCAGGTCGTCGCTAGCCCGAACGAGCCGAAGCCGATGACGATGCTCGGCCATGTCACATCGGCCTATTGGTCGGAAAATTGCGGCAGGTCGATCGCCTTCGCTCTGGTCGCCGGCGGCCGGGCGCGGATGGGCGAGACGCTTTATGTGCCGATGCCGGACCGGACGATCGCCGTCGAAGTGACGGATCTGGTATTCTTTGACAAGGAAGGAGGCCGCATCCATGGCTGA
- a CDS encoding sarcosine oxidase subunit delta has translation MLLIHCPYCQEERSELEFRGAGDAHIVRPADIASVSDEEFEEYFFLRDNPKGLIFERWRHIHGCGRFFNAARDTVSDKFIMTYKAGEPKPRIGAEAEQHSPVETYEAVEGEAQ, from the coding sequence ATGCTGCTGATCCATTGCCCTTACTGTCAGGAAGAGCGTTCCGAGCTCGAATTCCGCGGCGCGGGTGACGCGCATATTGTGCGGCCCGCTGATATCGCCTCGGTCTCGGACGAGGAATTTGAAGAATACTTCTTCCTGCGCGACAACCCGAAGGGGCTGATCTTCGAACGCTGGCGGCATATTCACGGCTGCGGCCGGTTCTTCAACGCGGCGCGCGATACGGTGAGCGACAAGTTCATCATGACCTACAAGGCGGGCGAGCCGAAGCCGCGGATCGGTGCAGAGGCCGAACAGCATAGCCCTGTCGAGACCTATGAAGCGGTGGAAGGAGAGGCCCAATGA
- a CDS encoding sarcosine oxidase subunit beta family protein translates to MRKYSVFAVAREALRGHRGWEKQWTSPEPRAEYDVVIIGAGGHGLGAAYYLAKEHGITNVAVLEKGWLGGGNTGRNTTIIRSNYLYEESMHIYEHSMKLWEGLSQELNYNVMYSPRGVMMLSHNIHDQQSFKRHIHANRLYGIDNEWLTPEQAKAYCPPLDISASARYPINGAALQRRGGTARHDAVAWGYARAASDRGVHIIQNCEVTGIRRGPDGRVTGVETSRGFIGARKVGVSAAGHTSTIMKMADVRVPLQSSPLQALVSEPLKPIFPCVVMSNTVHAYISQSDKGELVIGAGTDQYNSYSQTGGLQIITHTLDAICELFPMFRRVKMMRQWGGIVDNTPDRSAIQSKTPVPGLYVNCGWGTGGFKATPGSANLFAHLIARDEAHKFNAGLTLERFRSGRLIDEAAAAAVAH, encoded by the coding sequence ATGCGGAAATATTCGGTTTTTGCCGTGGCGCGGGAGGCCCTTCGCGGCCACAGAGGTTGGGAGAAGCAGTGGACTTCGCCGGAGCCGCGCGCCGAATACGACGTCGTTATCATCGGCGCTGGCGGACATGGCCTGGGAGCCGCCTATTATCTTGCGAAGGAGCACGGCATCACCAATGTGGCGGTGCTCGAGAAGGGCTGGCTCGGCGGCGGCAACACCGGGCGCAATACCACCATCATCCGTTCGAACTATCTCTATGAAGAGAGCATGCACATTTACGAGCATTCGATGAAGCTCTGGGAAGGGCTTTCACAGGAGCTCAACTACAATGTGATGTATTCGCCGCGCGGCGTGATGATGCTCTCGCACAATATTCACGACCAGCAGTCGTTCAAGCGACACATCCACGCCAACCGGCTCTACGGCATCGATAATGAATGGCTGACGCCGGAGCAGGCCAAGGCTTATTGTCCGCCGCTCGACATCTCCGCCAGCGCGCGCTATCCGATCAACGGTGCAGCACTGCAGCGTCGCGGCGGCACGGCGCGGCACGATGCGGTGGCTTGGGGATATGCGCGCGCAGCCTCCGATCGAGGCGTGCACATCATCCAGAACTGCGAAGTGACTGGTATCCGGCGCGGTCCTGACGGACGGGTGACCGGGGTCGAGACCTCGCGCGGCTTCATCGGCGCCAGAAAGGTCGGCGTATCGGCCGCGGGCCATACCTCGACAATCATGAAGATGGCGGATGTGCGCGTGCCGCTGCAGTCGAGCCCGCTGCAGGCGCTGGTCTCCGAGCCGCTGAAGCCGATCTTCCCCTGCGTCGTCATGTCGAACACGGTGCATGCCTACATCTCCCAGTCCGACAAGGGCGAGCTCGTCATCGGCGCCGGTACCGACCAGTATAATTCCTATTCCCAGACCGGCGGGTTGCAGATCATCACGCACACGCTCGACGCCATCTGCGAACTCTTTCCGATGTTCCGGCGCGTGAAGATGATGCGGCAATGGGGCGGCATCGTCGACAATACGCCGGACCGTTCGGCGATCCAGTCAAAGACGCCGGTTCCCGGGCTTTACGTCAATTGCGGTTGGGGCACCGGCGGCTTCAAGGCAACGCCGGGCTCGGCCAATCTCTTTGCGCACCTCATCGCCCGCGATGAAGCGCACAAGTTCAATGCCGGCCTGACGCTGGAACGCTTCCGCAGCGGCCGGCTGATTGATGAAGCGGCGGCTGCGGCGGTGGCGCACTGA
- a CDS encoding FecR domain-containing protein, with the protein MCIRGRLLFQALFIALCGFRLATAAEPVGQAVVIKTEVTGQAGPIEVNTSVHRDERIKTSQSGLGQFVFRDGTKLAVGWGSSVVIDRYVFDDTQSVRQLTIKAAKGTFRWVSGTSKSSAYQILTPAGTIGVRGTAFDFYVGPDGTTAVVLLNGAARFCGPGGCRQLQQRCDCVIAKPNGDMTAARRVERNVLQKLGNERALPFLSGNQRLSGGLGLLGGCNMASLVPERSERDRPPPAIAPAPQRQDPPQREAEPQKERPQKPEMPHHDKPHHDRPDHDKPDRPDKHEGHGRHDEDGKPGNHGLDHRGHDRQHDGGRDHHHDHDGAGDGDNDRNHHRSRDFNLGR; encoded by the coding sequence ATGTGCATACGGGGGCGGCTTTTATTCCAGGCGCTTTTCATTGCGCTATGCGGCTTCCGGCTGGCAACTGCCGCCGAGCCGGTCGGCCAGGCTGTGGTCATCAAGACCGAGGTGACTGGACAAGCAGGCCCGATCGAAGTCAACACAAGCGTTCACCGCGACGAACGCATCAAGACTTCGCAGTCTGGGCTGGGCCAGTTTGTATTTAGAGACGGCACCAAACTTGCGGTCGGCTGGGGGTCCTCCGTCGTCATCGACAGATATGTTTTCGACGACACCCAATCGGTCAGGCAACTCACCATCAAGGCCGCCAAGGGGACCTTCCGCTGGGTCAGCGGCACTTCGAAGTCCTCGGCCTATCAAATTCTGACGCCTGCAGGCACGATCGGCGTGCGCGGCACCGCATTCGATTTTTATGTCGGCCCTGACGGCACCACCGCCGTCGTCCTGTTGAACGGCGCGGCCCGCTTCTGCGGCCCCGGCGGCTGCCGGCAGCTGCAGCAACGCTGCGACTGCGTTATCGCCAAACCGAACGGCGACATGACGGCGGCCCGACGAGTGGAGCGTAACGTCCTCCAGAAGCTTGGAAACGAGCGCGCTCTGCCCTTCCTCTCCGGCAACCAGCGGCTTTCGGGTGGCCTCGGCCTGCTCGGCGGATGCAATATGGCTTCGCTGGTGCCGGAAAGAAGCGAACGAGACCGGCCGCCGCCGGCAATTGCACCCGCTCCGCAAAGACAGGATCCGCCACAGAGAGAGGCCGAGCCACAAAAGGAGCGACCGCAGAAGCCGGAAATGCCGCACCACGACAAGCCCCATCATGATAGACCCGACCACGATAAGCCGGACAGGCCCGATAAGCATGAGGGTCATGGCCGGCATGACGAGGACGGCAAGCCGGGAAATCACGGTCTGGATCATCGGGGGCACGACCGCCAGCATGATGGAGGTCGCGATCACCATCATGATCATGATGGTGCTGGTGATGGTGACAATGATCGGAACCACCATAGGAGCCGCGATTTCAATCTCGGTCGCTGA
- a CDS encoding adenylate/guanylate cyclase domain-containing protein, producing the protein MTRVQQIGVVVGLVIVAALTMLRADDPGIFKLIRGVTFDEYQRLLPRTFEPMPVHVIDIDEASLREFGQWPWPRDRLALLVDRLSDMGAATIAFDVLFSEPDRLSPRNVVREVAGVDPSLAEKLPDNDEIFARSISGKPVVLGFGLSNEGSYRPPVKAGFAFTGESPVSAPPYLAASTPLRPQLEANAAGLGHISLNPGNPSPVVRAVPLFLTDGVQLYPNLAVEALRVAQGVSTYVLAGATDRAGVMTSAKIGDFVVPLTAAGEFWLYVSPDRAERYISARQVLAAGGASPEISAAIDGSIVFIGTSAAGLQDIRVTALGENVPGVSMHAQVVEQILSGRFLSRPDWADGLEILTIAVLGCLLVVVTTFVSPAVALVCGLLITAMALVASWLSFLYAGLLLDPLAPIVSGSVIHFAATSFRILVIDRERREVRRAFGHYLSPSLLHRIEHNRDALRLGGDDRELTVMFVDVRNFTEISERLAPTDVVAFLNTLLDALSRHVVANEGTLDKFIGDSIMAFWNAPVDVADHEIKSVRTALAMRETLAELNAGDAFGFGPDQEVGIGIGIHTGVACVGNMGAKTRFNYSAVGDAVNVAARIESSCKEVGFDILISDSTARSVQGMAVIEAGALSLKGKSSRTQILAVVGDERVAASQEFAALELAHKQLMQALQSHSRNSRKLIGASKLRAVQVLGGLAEFYERVSGRTDHFREVPRAVEESAAD; encoded by the coding sequence ATGACGCGCGTGCAGCAAATCGGTGTCGTTGTCGGACTGGTGATCGTGGCTGCGCTGACGATGCTGCGGGCAGACGATCCCGGGATCTTCAAGCTGATCCGTGGGGTGACCTTCGACGAGTACCAACGCCTGCTTCCGCGGACATTCGAGCCCATGCCGGTCCATGTGATCGACATTGATGAGGCGTCGCTGCGCGAGTTCGGCCAATGGCCGTGGCCACGGGACCGGTTGGCCCTGCTGGTGGACCGGCTTTCTGACATGGGCGCTGCGACCATCGCCTTCGACGTTCTCTTTTCAGAGCCGGACCGGCTGTCGCCGCGCAACGTCGTGCGCGAGGTGGCGGGGGTTGATCCGTCCCTGGCAGAGAAGCTTCCCGACAATGACGAGATCTTTGCCCGCTCGATCTCCGGCAAACCCGTCGTGCTCGGTTTCGGCCTTTCCAACGAGGGCAGTTACCGGCCGCCTGTCAAGGCTGGTTTTGCTTTCACCGGGGAAAGCCCCGTCTCGGCTCCGCCCTATCTTGCGGCATCGACGCCGCTCAGGCCGCAATTGGAAGCAAATGCCGCAGGGCTCGGCCACATCAGCCTCAATCCCGGCAATCCTTCGCCGGTGGTGCGGGCGGTGCCGTTGTTCCTGACCGACGGCGTGCAGCTCTATCCCAATCTCGCGGTCGAGGCGCTGCGCGTCGCGCAAGGTGTATCGACGTATGTATTGGCCGGCGCGACCGATCGCGCCGGCGTGATGACATCGGCAAAGATCGGCGATTTCGTCGTGCCGCTGACGGCGGCGGGCGAATTTTGGCTCTATGTCAGCCCCGACCGAGCCGAGCGCTATATCTCCGCCCGCCAGGTGCTCGCCGCCGGAGGCGCCTCTCCCGAGATCTCCGCCGCCATTGACGGCAGCATCGTCTTCATCGGCACCTCGGCGGCAGGCCTGCAGGACATCCGCGTCACGGCGCTCGGCGAGAACGTTCCCGGCGTTTCGATGCATGCGCAGGTCGTCGAACAGATTCTCTCCGGCCGTTTCCTGTCGCGGCCCGACTGGGCGGACGGGCTGGAAATTCTCACGATCGCGGTGCTCGGATGCCTGCTCGTCGTGGTGACGACCTTCGTCAGTCCCGCCGTCGCACTGGTCTGCGGCCTGCTCATTACCGCAATGGCGCTCGTGGCCTCCTGGCTCTCCTTTCTTTATGCGGGGCTTCTTCTCGATCCATTGGCTCCGATCGTCAGCGGATCGGTTATCCATTTTGCCGCAACCTCGTTCCGCATTCTGGTGATCGACCGGGAAAGGCGCGAGGTGCGGCGCGCCTTCGGACATTATCTTTCTCCGTCTCTGCTGCATCGCATCGAGCATAACCGCGATGCCTTGCGCCTCGGTGGAGATGACCGGGAACTGACGGTAATGTTCGTCGACGTCAGGAACTTCACTGAAATCAGCGAACGGCTGGCGCCGACTGATGTCGTTGCCTTCCTGAATACATTGCTCGACGCGCTGAGCCGCCATGTCGTGGCTAACGAAGGTACTCTCGACAAGTTTATCGGTGATTCGATCATGGCATTCTGGAATGCGCCGGTTGATGTAGCGGATCACGAAATCAAGTCGGTTCGCACGGCGCTCGCCATGCGCGAGACACTCGCCGAACTGAACGCCGGCGACGCCTTCGGCTTCGGACCCGATCAGGAGGTCGGCATCGGCATCGGCATCCATACAGGCGTTGCCTGTGTCGGCAATATGGGCGCCAAAACCCGCTTCAACTATTCGGCTGTCGGAGATGCGGTCAACGTCGCGGCCCGCATCGAGTCGTCCTGCAAGGAGGTCGGCTTCGATATCCTCATCTCCGACAGCACGGCTCGCTCCGTGCAGGGGATGGCGGTGATCGAGGCCGGCGCCCTCTCGCTCAAAGGGAAGAGCAGCCGGACGCAGATCCTTGCGGTCGTCGGCGATGAACGCGTCGCAGCATCCCAAGAATTCGCCGCGCTCGAGCTCGCCCACAAGCAACTGATGCAGGCCCTGCAATCGCACTCGCGGAACAGCCGGAAGCTTATCGGCGCGTCAAAGCTCAGGGCCGTGCAAGTGCTCGGCGGTCTGGCGGAATTCTACGAGCGTGTATCGGGCAGGACCGATCATTTTCGCGAAGTGCCGAGGGCGGTCGAAGAGAGCGCCGCAGACTGA
- a CDS encoding adenylate/guanylate cyclase domain-containing protein: protein MLAGLPLAVWLDISDLSGNTLRRQARDMSSLISSIRSYYSANVVGRVLAAHASGATAGTVVSHNYANIPGAIPLPATLSLELGDVIKEQQANITYRFVSDLPFKSRASHELDDFEKRALVALRANPQQTLSDLTRVGLTDTLRFVTPVVMGQACVACHNSHPESPKTDWKVGDVRGIQEVVIKQPYASNVFAFKYLLCYFLFVAIIGLSFILLQRQQARAIHGANRDLEAANEFLASVSLKISRYLSPQIYKSIFSGQKDVVVHTERKRLTIFFSDIKDFTATTERLQPEALTDMLNEYLTEMSNIALAHGGTVDKFIGDAMLVFFGDPETKGPEEDAKACLRMAVDMQRRLGELKDRWRRNGTEEPFVVRMGINSGYCNVGNFGSNDRMDYTIIGAEANLAARLQSIAQGGEIVISYETYALVNEIVDAHPLPQITMKGIQREVVPYAVDGLRLGADHKSRVLSEHLSGLDLHLDMSRLEPADRLRVRTALKEAIAALDEAPPEAARLRQDAGQI from the coding sequence ATGCTTGCAGGACTGCCGCTTGCCGTCTGGCTCGACATCAGCGACCTCTCCGGAAATACCCTCAGACGCCAGGCGCGCGATATGAGCTCGCTGATATCGAGCATCCGCTCCTACTATTCCGCCAATGTCGTCGGACGCGTTCTGGCCGCGCACGCCAGCGGCGCGACCGCAGGCACGGTCGTGTCCCACAACTACGCCAATATCCCCGGCGCCATCCCGCTGCCGGCGACACTTTCGCTGGAACTCGGCGACGTCATAAAAGAGCAGCAGGCCAACATCACATACCGCTTCGTCTCCGATCTGCCGTTCAAAAGTCGCGCTTCCCACGAGCTCGACGATTTCGAGAAACGAGCGCTTGTCGCACTGCGCGCCAATCCACAGCAGACGTTGAGCGACCTCACCCGCGTCGGATTGACCGATACCTTGCGCTTCGTCACGCCGGTCGTCATGGGCCAGGCTTGCGTTGCCTGTCACAACAGCCACCCGGAAAGTCCGAAGACCGACTGGAAGGTCGGCGATGTGCGCGGCATCCAGGAAGTGGTCATCAAGCAGCCCTATGCAAGCAACGTCTTCGCCTTCAAATATCTGCTCTGCTATTTCCTTTTTGTCGCCATCATCGGCCTCAGCTTCATTCTGCTGCAGCGCCAGCAGGCCCGCGCCATCCATGGCGCCAACCGGGATCTCGAAGCGGCGAACGAATTTCTGGCGAGCGTTTCCCTGAAGATTTCACGTTATCTCTCGCCGCAGATCTACAAGAGCATCTTCAGCGGACAGAAAGACGTCGTCGTCCATACAGAGCGCAAGCGCCTGACGATTTTCTTCTCCGACATCAAGGATTTCACCGCGACCACCGAGCGGCTGCAGCCGGAAGCGCTGACGGATATGCTCAACGAATATCTCACCGAAATGTCGAACATTGCCCTCGCCCATGGCGGCACGGTGGACAAGTTCATCGGCGACGCCATGCTGGTCTTCTTCGGCGACCCGGAAACGAAGGGTCCGGAGGAAGATGCGAAAGCCTGCCTGCGCATGGCCGTCGACATGCAGCGTCGCCTCGGCGAACTCAAGGACAGATGGCGCAGAAACGGCACCGAGGAACCTTTCGTCGTGCGCATGGGAATCAACAGCGGTTATTGCAACGTCGGCAATTTCGGCAGCAACGATCGCATGGACTATACGATCATCGGCGCGGAGGCCAATCTCGCAGCCAGGCTGCAGTCGATCGCCCAGGGCGGAGAAATCGTCATCAGCTACGAAACCTATGCGCTGGTGAACGAGATCGTCGACGCCCATCCCTTGCCGCAGATCACCATGAAGGGCATCCAGCGCGAGGTCGTGCCCTATGCCGTTGACGGGCTGAGGCTCGGCGCCGACCACAAAAGCCGCGTTCTCAGCGAACATCTCTCGGGTCTCGACCTGCATCTGGATATGAGCCGGCTGGAGCCTGCCGATCGACTCCGGGTCAGGACGGCGCTCAAGGAGGCAATCGCCGCCCTGGACGAGGCCCCGCCGGAAGCGGCTCGCTTGAGACAGGATGCCGGGCAGATATGA